The region ACGCTCTTTTAAATCGTGCAGCCGATTCACCCGAGGAGGTGATTAATCCGCAGCTCTTTAATTTTCATTTTGAGGCTAGATCCACCTATTGGCGCTACATCTTTATGAATTACGAAGGCAGCAAAATCACCCCCAAACTCGTGCGTGACGAAAACAGTGTGATTGAATTCACCGAGCCCGTGGAAAGCAGGCTTGAGCAAATGGGAACGCCAATGCATTATTGTCAGTCAGAAATGCCTGTTCAATTGCAAGACAGACCTGTTCAAATGCTGTTCTTGGCACGGATGAATGGAAAACGCAGCATGAAGGAGATTCGTCTCCCGACCCCGGCGGCCGACAGGGTAAAACCGGAACGCCAACCAAATGGTGATGGGGAAAAGGTTTTTTCAGAGGTCTACGTTTATTTGTAGATTTCCAAAAGGTTAGTAAATACACTTTCTACAAAATACAGAAGTTCAATCAATTCAAAGACAACTGATTATGAGCTATTTTAAGACACCCGGTGTATATATCAAGGAGCAGGATGCCTTCGGCAGCTCCGTGGTGGCTGTTCCAACCGCGGTCCCTGTTTTCATTGGTCACACCCAAAAAGCTGATCGGGATGGCAACTCCCTGTTGTTCAAACCAACAAAAGTCAAGTCCTTGGCTGAGTACCGTGAAATGTTTGGTCAAGGTCCGACCACAACTTTCAAGATCAGCAAAGGCGAAGCAGGCGGTCCAAACTTGGAGTTTGACACCAAAACCCGTTTCCTTTTGTTCGCAGGCCTTCGCTTGTTTTATTCCAACGGCGGTGGTGAGTGCTACATCCTTTCTGTAGGTACCTACAATGACGAGCTTGACCCAGAGAAATTTGGCGAAGCCCTCGGTATCCTCACAAAGGAGCAGGAGCCAACCATCGTTTGCGCACCTGATGCGGTGTTGTTTGGAAAAGACGATTGCTATTCCCTCTACAAAGACATGTTGCAGCATGCTGGCGCAAAAATGCGTAGCCGTGTCGCCCTCGTCGACGTATGGGGTGGCTATGATGTCAAAAACAAAGACAAAGCTGTTCAGGACTTCCGCGAGAACATTGGTCAAAACCAATTGGCATTCGGTGCTGTGTACTATCCATGGATCCACACGACCGTAGTACCTGCCAGCGAAGTTGACTTCCGCAACATCAGCAACCGCAAGGATTTTGCTGCCATGTTGTATTCGGATATCAAGAGCTCGATGGGAATTTCCGGTGGTGGCGATGAAGGTGCCAAGAACTTGGCTGCCGCTAACAAAGTCATCGACGGTATCAAGGAAGAAAAGGACATCGAAGGTGCCAACAAGAAACTCGCTGGAATGAGCGACAAAATTGCCGGTTCCAAAGAAAAAGATCCTGCCAAGGCACAAGCCGAACTGAAGAAGCAAGCTGCTGCTGCATTTGCAGGTAGCGGTGATCCAGCTGACGCAGGCAAATTGGCTCAGATCGAGGCTGCCGTGAACCAAGTGCTCAACGACGACGCCGATCCAAAAGTAATCGCTTCAACTGTCGGTGCATTGTCTCCTTTGTATAAGGTGGTAATGAAAAACATCCGCGAGGAGTTGAACCTGTTGCCACCTAGCCCAGCGATGTGCGGTGTCTACGCCTTGGTCGATTCACAAGAAGGTGTGCACAAAGCCCCTGCCAACGTGAGCTTGAACAGCGTGGTTCGTCCAGCATTCCCTGTGAACAGTGACGATCAAGAAGACTTGAACTCACCTTTGAGCGGCAAAGCGATCAACGCGATCCGTTCCTTCGTGGGCAAAGGTGTCTTGGTTTGGGGCGCTCGTTCGATGGATGCCAACAGCCAAGACTGGCGCTACATCTCTGTCCGCCGTACCTTGATCATGATTGAGCAGTCGATCAAAAACTCTGTGGAAGCCTACGTGTTTGAGCCAAATACAGCCCGCACCTGGTTGAAA is a window of Bacteroidota bacterium DNA encoding:
- a CDS encoding phage tail sheath family protein — protein: MFGQGPTTTFKISKGEAGGPNLEFDTKTRFLLFAGLRLFYSNGGGECYILSVGTYNDELDPEKFGEALGILTKEQEPTIVCAPDAVLFGKDDCYSLYKDMLQHAGAKMRSRVALVDVWGGYDVKNKDKAVQDFRENIGQNQLAFGAVYYPWIHTTVVPASEVDFRNISNRKDFAAMLYSDIKSSMGISGGGDEGAKNLAAANKVIDGIKEEKDIEGANKKLAGMSDKIAGSKEKDPAKAQAELKKQAAAAFAGSGDPADAGKLAQIEAAVNQVLNDDADPKVIASTVGALSPLYKVVMKNIREELNLLPPSPAMCGVYALVDSQEGVHKAPANVSLNSVVRPAFPVNSDDQEDLNSPLSGKAINAIRSFVGKGVLVWGARSMDANSQDWRYISVRRTLIMIEQSIKNSVEAYVFEPNTARTWLKLKTSIDNFLTEVWKNGSLAGSTPSQAFEVNVGLGSTMTPNDILEGIMRVSIKVAITRPAEFIEITFEQKMQES